The Edaphobacter sp. 12200R-103 genome contains a region encoding:
- a CDS encoding rhodanese-like domain-containing protein, with the protein MLYASAMSALALLVIGSIGGVAWRIRSRRRREIEKYLIDADALHALLDPEAKVLVFDVRQPLDLLAHSEMIPGAKRIPPKDLLADPSLLSDTVDAVVYCTCEGQKTSVEIVQRGLSLGFRRLKVLRGGLSAWKAKGYPVVPYKESFRLDTAL; encoded by the coding sequence ATGCTGTACGCAAGTGCAATGTCAGCCCTGGCGCTGTTGGTGATCGGAAGCATCGGGGGTGTGGCGTGGCGGATACGGTCTCGCCGCAGGCGTGAGATAGAGAAGTACCTGATCGATGCAGATGCGCTGCATGCGCTGCTGGACCCTGAGGCGAAGGTACTGGTCTTCGACGTTCGCCAGCCGCTGGATCTTCTGGCTCATTCGGAGATGATCCCAGGCGCAAAGCGAATCCCGCCGAAGGACCTTTTGGCAGATCCATCGCTGTTATCCGACACGGTGGACGCGGTTGTTTACTGCACCTGCGAGGGCCAGAAGACCAGTGTGGAGATTGTGCAGCGAGGCCTGTCGCTCGGCTTTCGCCGCCTGAAGGTGTTGCGTGGCGGGTTGAGCGCATGGAAGGCAAAGGGATACCCCGTTGTCCCTTACAAAGAGTCATTTCGTCTGGACACTGCTCTTTGA
- a CDS encoding class I SAM-dependent methyltransferase, with amino-acid sequence MPTETECDRARRFQSLFERYTGESFAIHLWDGWTWNWPERGEPRCTLIFKNPAALTMLMEKPSEIAMGEAYLAGEIDLEGDIFAVFEVAGYLFHTPQARRKHVVEMLSFIAAETVKRWTKGGPHTLRRDQEAISYHYDQPAAFYAPWLGESWAYSCAYFESPDDDLTVAQTNKLSLICRKLHLQPGEHFLDIGCGWGSMVLHAGAKFNAYAQGITISKEQAEVARRRIERAHLDQSCRVDLLDYRQAPKRFAPFDKISSIGMFEHVGVKNLRQYFATVYQMLKPGGVFMNHGIARASRAGNGWFARALISMPMLRRASSSLFIQKYVFPEGELATISEALRSAEAAGFEVRDVDNLREHYELTLRAWARGLQANALQVRQMVSEATYRTWLLYLAGSAVEFHRGDLIVYQTLLSRSNRGYSGLPLTRRDWYQKTAGERRGLVA; translated from the coding sequence ATGCCTACTGAAACGGAGTGTGACAGGGCCAGACGTTTTCAATCTCTTTTTGAGCGATATACGGGAGAGTCCTTTGCGATCCACCTTTGGGATGGATGGACGTGGAACTGGCCGGAGCGCGGCGAGCCGCGCTGCACGCTTATCTTCAAGAATCCAGCCGCACTGACTATGCTGATGGAAAAGCCCAGCGAGATTGCGATGGGAGAGGCGTATCTTGCGGGTGAGATCGATCTCGAAGGAGATATATTCGCTGTCTTCGAAGTGGCGGGATATCTCTTTCACACACCCCAGGCGCGCCGCAAGCATGTTGTGGAGATGCTCTCCTTTATCGCTGCTGAGACGGTGAAGCGCTGGACGAAAGGCGGGCCGCACACACTGAGACGGGACCAGGAGGCGATCTCATACCATTACGATCAGCCCGCTGCGTTTTACGCACCGTGGCTGGGAGAATCATGGGCATATTCCTGTGCTTACTTTGAGTCGCCCGACGACGACCTTACTGTCGCACAGACCAATAAGCTTTCCCTGATATGCCGCAAGCTGCATCTGCAGCCAGGCGAACACTTCCTGGATATCGGCTGCGGATGGGGAAGCATGGTGCTCCATGCCGGGGCAAAGTTCAACGCATACGCCCAGGGAATCACGATCAGCAAAGAACAGGCGGAAGTTGCGCGCAGGAGGATCGAAAGAGCGCATTTAGACCAGAGCTGCAGGGTAGATCTGCTGGATTATCGGCAGGCGCCGAAAAGGTTCGCTCCATTTGACAAGATCTCCAGCATTGGCATGTTTGAGCACGTGGGTGTGAAAAATCTTCGGCAGTACTTCGCCACGGTCTACCAGATGCTGAAGCCTGGAGGAGTATTTATGAACCATGGAATTGCGCGCGCGTCACGTGCAGGCAATGGATGGTTTGCCAGAGCGCTGATTTCGATGCCAATGCTGAGGCGGGCGAGCAGTTCTTTATTTATCCAGAAGTATGTCTTCCCGGAGGGTGAGCTTGCGACCATCTCCGAAGCGTTGCGCAGCGCGGAAGCTGCAGGATTCGAAGTGCGCGATGTCGATAACCTTCGAGAGCACTATGAGCTGACATTGCGTGCCTGGGCACGCGGCCTGCAGGCGAATGCCCTGCAGGTTCGCCAGATGGTCTCAGAGGCGACGTATCGTACGTGGCTGCTCTACCTGGCCGGTTCGGCGGTTGAGTTTCATCGAGGCGATCTGATTGTCTACCAGACGCTGCTGAGCCGGTCAAACCGGGGATACAGCGGGCTTCCTCTCACGCGCAGGGACTGGTATCAAAAGACTGCGGGCGAGAGGCGAGGGTTGGTTGCGTAG
- a CDS encoding acido-empty-quinoprotein group A yields MKTLLSSLLAASFALAASPARTQSLDPGQILKPSPDSWPTYSGDYSGRRYSSLDAINQSTVKNLSLAWVSRLHTGSQSLPTEPPTIVAGEGTAEFNTPANIKGSILQVDGVLYVSTPDNAWALDARDGHMLWHYYWKTKGGTHIGNRGMAMWKNWVYMETPDNYLICLDAKTGKEKWHKEIASFDEQYFSTMAPIVVGNHLLVGTGDDLDEPGFLQSYDPETGDVQWRFYTVPMKQGDPGLDTWLNLDAASHGGGNVWVPGSYDPETHLYIFGTGNPSAAYTSQKRGPGSNLYTCSIIALNVDTGKMAWYYQNSPHDTHDYDSAQTPILIDGMFNGKMRKMVLNAARNGYYFTLDRLTGEHLVTGKMSKTVNWARDTYDKNGAPVRIPAKDFDLAGALVSPANQGITNWMPPAYSPDTGLMYVQTTDTYAMYYLTTTDPRGSMGLGGKDEQSLGSMGSYITAIDYKTGKVAWQHRYSGIANYGVQPGLLATAGKLLFTGDPGGNLVAYDVANGNPLWHARIGVSNAPETYMLDGHQYILAGAGDSVYAFRLN; encoded by the coding sequence ATGAAAACACTGCTGTCCTCTCTGCTCGCTGCATCCTTTGCACTGGCCGCATCTCCCGCAAGAACCCAGAGTCTCGATCCAGGCCAGATCCTCAAACCGAGTCCTGATTCGTGGCCCACGTACTCGGGCGACTACTCCGGACGAAGGTACAGCTCCCTTGATGCCATCAACCAGTCGACCGTAAAGAATCTGTCGCTCGCCTGGGTATCTCGGCTTCACACAGGCTCCCAATCTCTGCCGACAGAACCTCCGACGATCGTAGCCGGCGAAGGCACGGCCGAGTTCAACACTCCAGCCAACATCAAAGGCTCCATACTGCAGGTCGATGGCGTTCTCTACGTCTCAACACCCGACAACGCATGGGCCCTCGACGCGCGCGACGGCCACATGCTCTGGCACTACTACTGGAAGACCAAGGGCGGAACCCACATCGGCAATCGCGGCATGGCCATGTGGAAGAACTGGGTCTACATGGAGACGCCAGATAACTACCTGATCTGTCTCGACGCCAAAACCGGCAAGGAGAAGTGGCACAAAGAAATTGCAAGCTTCGATGAGCAGTACTTCTCCACCATGGCTCCCATCGTCGTCGGCAATCATCTTCTCGTCGGTACAGGAGATGACCTCGACGAACCCGGATTTCTGCAATCCTACGATCCCGAAACCGGCGACGTGCAGTGGAGGTTCTACACCGTCCCGATGAAGCAGGGCGACCCGGGTCTCGACACCTGGCTGAATCTGGACGCGGCTTCGCACGGCGGCGGCAACGTCTGGGTTCCCGGCTCCTACGATCCCGAAACCCACCTCTACATCTTCGGCACCGGCAATCCGAGCGCCGCCTATACCTCGCAGAAGCGTGGTCCGGGATCAAACCTCTATACCTGCTCCATCATTGCGCTCAATGTCGATACCGGAAAGATGGCCTGGTACTACCAGAACTCCCCTCACGACACTCACGACTACGACTCCGCACAGACCCCTATCCTGATCGACGGCATGTTCAACGGCAAGATGCGAAAGATGGTACTGAACGCAGCACGCAACGGCTACTACTTCACGCTCGATCGCCTGACCGGAGAGCACCTTGTTACCGGGAAGATGTCGAAGACGGTCAACTGGGCCAGGGACACCTACGATAAGAATGGAGCGCCCGTCCGCATTCCAGCAAAGGATTTTGACCTTGCAGGGGCGCTGGTGTCGCCGGCGAATCAGGGAATTACCAACTGGATGCCTCCTGCCTATAGTCCCGACACCGGCCTGATGTACGTCCAGACCACGGACACTTACGCCATGTACTACCTGACTACTACCGATCCGCGGGGGTCCATGGGGCTCGGCGGTAAGGACGAACAGAGCCTCGGCAGCATGGGCAGCTACATCACTGCCATCGATTACAAGACCGGTAAAGTGGCATGGCAACATCGCTACTCCGGAATCGCGAACTACGGCGTTCAGCCCGGTCTTTTGGCGACAGCAGGAAAGCTGCTCTTCACCGGCGATCCCGGCGGGAACCTGGTCGCCTACGACGTCGCTAATGGCAATCCCCTGTGGCATGCGCGTATTGGGGTCAGCAACGCTCCGGAAACTTACATGCTCGATGGGCATCAATACATCCTGGCCGGCGCGGGCGATTCTGTTTACGCATTCCGCCTGAACTAG
- a CDS encoding MFS transporter, giving the protein MKLQMRFRLSTMMFLEYFVWGAWYVTLGTWLASGLHFNGQQIGLAAGATAVGAIIAPFLVGLIADRLFATQKVLAFLHIVGGILLFAAASQTSFGAFYTLLLLYCLCFMPTLALTNSLAFRQMNDPKQEFGAIRVLGSIGWIIAGLVIGSLRLEATAIAMRLAAAASLLLGVYSLTLPHTPPLGNRNDRFSLTNIFPREAISLLKERSMLIFVLASFFICIPLQFYYAFTNLFLNQVGVENAAGKMTGGQMSELVCMILIPWFFRRLGVKYMLVAGMGAWVLRYLLFAYGNPTTGMWMFWGGILLHGICYDFFFVTGQIYIDQKAHADLRAAAQGLITFITYGLGMFVGSWLSGFVVEHYALATPQAGVTYNWRAIWIFSTIISALVLLFFLFTFSEKEDQAVSPQAEDPQLNSVIP; this is encoded by the coding sequence ATGAAGCTGCAGATGAGATTCCGGCTGAGCACCATGATGTTCCTCGAGTACTTCGTCTGGGGAGCCTGGTACGTCACTCTTGGGACATGGCTGGCCTCGGGCCTGCACTTCAACGGCCAGCAGATCGGCCTTGCTGCAGGCGCCACCGCCGTCGGCGCCATCATCGCTCCCTTCCTCGTAGGCCTTATCGCTGACCGTCTCTTCGCGACCCAGAAAGTCCTCGCATTTCTCCACATCGTGGGAGGTATCCTTCTCTTCGCGGCCGCTTCTCAGACCTCCTTCGGAGCCTTCTACACCCTTCTTCTTCTCTACTGCCTCTGCTTCATGCCCACGCTGGCGCTCACCAATTCCCTTGCCTTTCGACAGATGAACGATCCCAAGCAGGAGTTCGGCGCAATCCGCGTCCTCGGCTCCATCGGCTGGATCATCGCCGGACTGGTCATCGGCTCGCTTCGGCTTGAAGCCACGGCCATCGCAATGCGGCTGGCCGCTGCCGCTTCCCTGCTGCTGGGGGTCTACAGCCTCACGCTCCCGCATACGCCGCCTCTCGGAAATCGCAACGATCGCTTCTCGCTCACGAACATCTTCCCGCGTGAGGCCATCTCGCTGCTCAAAGAGCGATCCATGCTCATCTTTGTCCTGGCGTCGTTCTTCATCTGCATTCCGCTCCAGTTCTACTATGCGTTCACGAATCTCTTCCTCAACCAGGTAGGCGTCGAGAACGCGGCCGGCAAGATGACCGGCGGACAGATGTCCGAGCTCGTCTGCATGATCCTCATCCCCTGGTTCTTCCGCAGGCTGGGAGTCAAGTACATGCTCGTCGCAGGAATGGGAGCCTGGGTGCTGCGTTATCTTCTCTTCGCCTACGGAAACCCAACCACGGGCATGTGGATGTTCTGGGGAGGAATTCTGCTGCATGGAATCTGCTACGACTTCTTCTTCGTGACCGGGCAAATCTATATCGACCAGAAGGCGCACGCCGATCTGCGCGCCGCCGCTCAGGGACTCATCACCTTCATCACCTATGGCCTGGGCATGTTCGTCGGTTCATGGCTGTCCGGCTTCGTGGTCGAGCACTACGCTCTCGCGACACCACAGGCCGGAGTAACCTACAACTGGCGCGCCATCTGGATCTTCTCGACCATCATCTCCGCGCTCGTTCTGCTTTTCTTCCTCTTCACCTTCTCCGAAAAGGAAGATCAGGCGGTTTCACCACAGGCTGAAGATCCGCAGCTCAATAGTGTCATTCCCTAG
- a CDS encoding RecQ family ATP-dependent DNA helicase, whose translation MRRFPKGNMDSNVLSDLLHRTFGFSGFRANQEAVCRAATEGRDVLLVMPTGAGKSLCYQLPAIARGGTALVISPLIALMDDQAAKLSALGLRVARIHSGLPREQSRQACREYLDGTLQFLFIAPERMRVPGFPEMLAKRKPALIAIDEAHCISQWGHDFRPDYRTLGEYLPSLRPAPVIALTATATPTVQRDIAAQLRLQNPALFIHGFRRHNLAIEVVELSKPRRSQFAVDLLKSAANRPAIVYAPSRKAAEELASQLGGSAAAYHAGLDPATRERVQRHFLSGNLEIVVATIAFGMGIDKPDVRTVIHTALPASVEAYYQEIGRAGRDGLPSRTVLLHSFADRKMHHFFLERDYPAPTELARLARVLTGDFQAPDDLRKITRMDLETFERTAHKLVAQGAAAFDIAGNLRAGENRSWQSGYDQQLAFRRSQIDLMARFAETPQCRMTALIQHFGDTADGLRPCGHCDFCSPERATAQTFRTPTPQEERQLRAILGALDGASPRATGKLHSDLSLGIDRKQFDIYLNALIRAGFLTLSIDSFTNAEGNVITFKRASLTHEGRTLDHNDDLAVLLPGNDHTAAPAKKRDRTTNRRGRTTSEASSRPEARRAGAERSASPSLTPAQKTLEQQFRDWRKAEAAKTGKPAFIVFGDSVLLNIVQAQPQTIQELLNVSGIGPEKADRYGAAIIALCRNQDGRDENSDTTPPAADVSFRAKHQSRVEPALSEGEWEDLPHLSRIATESAPQKPPPAAAQLQPPTLTSAQQALETRLRDWRTAEAERLGMPQFFVLGSSTLRNIALEQPRTLAHLKKVDGISLEKAEKFGASILEICAS comes from the coding sequence ATGCGAAGATTTCCCAAGGGCAACATGGATTCAAACGTACTCTCAGATCTCCTCCACAGGACTTTCGGCTTCTCCGGCTTCCGCGCCAATCAGGAAGCCGTATGCCGCGCTGCCACGGAGGGCCGTGATGTCCTGCTTGTCATGCCTACCGGGGCTGGAAAGTCTCTCTGCTATCAATTGCCCGCAATTGCCCGCGGTGGCACGGCGCTTGTCATATCGCCCCTGATCGCCCTCATGGACGATCAGGCTGCGAAGCTCTCCGCACTTGGATTGCGCGTCGCCCGGATTCACTCCGGGCTTCCCCGCGAACAGTCTCGTCAGGCATGCCGTGAATATTTGGACGGCACCCTCCAGTTTCTCTTCATCGCCCCGGAGCGCATGCGTGTTCCCGGCTTCCCCGAGATGCTCGCCAAACGAAAGCCTGCGTTGATCGCCATCGATGAGGCGCACTGCATCTCGCAATGGGGTCATGATTTTCGTCCCGATTACCGCACACTCGGAGAGTACCTCCCTTCCCTGCGGCCCGCGCCGGTCATCGCTCTCACCGCCACAGCAACCCCAACCGTTCAGCGCGATATCGCGGCGCAGCTTCGTCTCCAGAATCCCGCGCTGTTCATCCACGGCTTCCGCCGCCACAATCTCGCCATCGAAGTGGTCGAGCTCTCAAAGCCGCGACGCAGCCAGTTCGCTGTCGACCTGCTGAAGTCCGCGGCGAACCGCCCCGCCATCGTCTATGCTCCGTCACGCAAAGCCGCAGAAGAGCTTGCGTCACAGCTCGGAGGCAGTGCCGCCGCCTATCACGCCGGCCTGGACCCCGCCACGCGGGAGCGCGTGCAGCGCCACTTCCTCTCAGGCAATCTTGAAATCGTCGTCGCCACCATCGCCTTCGGCATGGGAATCGACAAACCTGATGTCCGGACCGTCATCCACACCGCGCTTCCTGCCTCCGTCGAAGCCTACTACCAGGAGATCGGACGCGCCGGTCGCGACGGCCTTCCCTCGCGCACCGTCCTGCTTCATTCCTTTGCGGACCGCAAGATGCACCACTTTTTCCTCGAGCGCGACTACCCCGCTCCCACCGAATTAGCGCGTCTCGCCCGCGTCCTCACCGGCGACTTCCAGGCCCCCGACGATCTCCGCAAGATCACCCGCATGGACCTCGAGACCTTCGAGCGCACTGCACACAAACTCGTCGCCCAAGGCGCAGCCGCCTTCGATATTGCGGGCAATCTCCGCGCCGGAGAAAACCGTTCCTGGCAGTCCGGCTACGATCAGCAGCTCGCCTTCCGTCGCTCGCAGATCGACCTGATGGCGCGCTTCGCCGAAACCCCGCAGTGCCGCATGACTGCCCTCATCCAGCACTTCGGCGATACCGCCGACGGCCTGCGCCCCTGCGGCCACTGCGACTTCTGCTCGCCCGAACGCGCCACGGCGCAGACCTTCCGCACACCCACTCCGCAGGAAGAGCGCCAACTCCGCGCCATCCTCGGAGCGCTCGACGGAGCAAGCCCGCGAGCCACCGGCAAGCTCCACAGCGATCTTTCGCTCGGCATCGATCGCAAGCAATTCGACATCTACCTCAACGCGCTCATACGCGCCGGATTCCTCACCCTCAGCATCGATTCCTTCACCAACGCCGAAGGCAACGTCATCACATTCAAGCGCGCATCGCTCACCCACGAAGGCCGCACGCTCGACCACAATGACGATCTCGCCGTCCTGCTCCCCGGCAATGACCACACGGCAGCTCCCGCAAAGAAGCGCGACCGAACGACAAACCGTCGGGGGCGCACCACTTCCGAAGCGTCATCCCGACCTGAGGCTCGAAGGGCCGGAGCAGAGAGATCTGCTTCTCCATCCCTCACCCCCGCACAGAAGACCCTCGAGCAGCAGTTCCGCGACTGGCGCAAAGCCGAAGCCGCAAAGACCGGCAAACCCGCTTTCATCGTTTTTGGAGATTCTGTCCTCCTCAACATCGTCCAGGCACAACCCCAAACGATCCAGGAACTTCTGAACGTCTCCGGCATTGGCCCCGAAAAAGCGGACCGTTACGGTGCCGCGATCATCGCGCTATGCCGAAATCAAGATGGACGAGACGAAAACTCGGATACCACTCCACCTGCGGCAGACGTGTCATTCCGAGCGAAGCATCAAAGCCGCGTAGAACCTGCCCTAAGCGAAGGAGAATGGGAGGACCTCCCGCATCTTTCCCGTATTGCCACGGAATCGGCTCCTCAAAAACCACCTCCGGCTGCCGCGCAACTACAACCACCTACCCTGACCTCGGCCCAGCAGGCACTCGAAACTCGTCTCCGGGACTGGCGCACCGCCGAGGCCGAGCGCCTCGGCATGCCCCAGTTCTTCGTCCTCGGCTCTTCCACTCTGCGCAATATCGCGCTTGAGCAGCCTCGAACCCTCGCACATCTCAAAAAAGTTGATGGCATCAGCCTCGAAAAGGCCGAAAAGTTCGGTGCCAGCATCCTTGAGATCTGCGCTAGCTAG
- a CDS encoding c-type cytochrome produces MKFRLLAALFLVPGAWYGARTSYIAEAQTRAAGQVHRPPAYPDRPQAPAEVIARGKATYGVSCGFCHGSDARGGEVGPNLLRSSIVMQDKEGELIAPIVHGARADKGMPRIELSDAQIKDVAAWLHSIHIASRTDPNENNIDIVRGDAKVGEADFQKRCASCHSVTGDLKGFAAKMPTPKVLQQTWLLPDGGAGPNGVPRVRMQNLHVPPVTVTVTSPTGEKVEGVLTRIDDFYVGVKQPDGTNRGFTRVGDVPKIEIHDPLAAHRELLHKYTDKEIHNITAYLVSLK; encoded by the coding sequence GTGAAGTTTAGATTGTTAGCGGCTCTCTTCCTGGTTCCGGGAGCATGGTACGGCGCCAGAACCTCCTACATCGCTGAAGCTCAGACACGTGCCGCCGGACAGGTTCACCGTCCGCCGGCGTATCCGGACCGTCCACAGGCCCCCGCAGAGGTGATCGCGCGAGGGAAAGCGACCTATGGAGTCAGCTGCGGTTTCTGCCACGGCTCTGATGCTCGCGGCGGAGAGGTCGGGCCCAACCTGCTGCGCTCCAGCATTGTCATGCAGGACAAGGAGGGAGAGCTGATCGCGCCTATTGTCCACGGCGCGCGCGCTGATAAGGGCATGCCCCGCATTGAACTGAGCGACGCTCAGATTAAGGATGTTGCCGCCTGGCTGCACAGCATTCACATCGCCAGTCGTACCGATCCCAACGAGAACAACATCGACATCGTGCGGGGCGATGCAAAGGTCGGAGAAGCCGATTTCCAGAAGCGCTGCGCCTCCTGCCACTCCGTAACCGGTGACCTGAAAGGCTTCGCCGCCAAGATGCCGACGCCGAAGGTCCTGCAGCAGACGTGGCTTTTGCCCGATGGCGGAGCAGGCCCGAACGGCGTTCCCAGGGTTCGCATGCAAAACCTTCATGTGCCTCCAGTCACTGTGACCGTCACCTCACCCACGGGCGAGAAGGTAGAGGGCGTGCTGACCCGCATCGATGACTTCTATGTAGGAGTGAAGCAGCCAGACGGAACCAATCGCGGCTTTACACGTGTCGGCGATGTTCCGAAGATTGAGATCCACGATCCGCTCGCTGCTCATCGCGAGCTTCTGCACAAATACACCGACAAAGAGATTCACAACATAACGGCATATCTGGTGAGCCTGAAATGA